The following coding sequences are from one Methanococcoides orientis window:
- a CDS encoding DNA-directed DNA polymerase II small subunit: MSPSFATSETVSKVTCEVSSSNASPSKKYSSSFPSGYGSKGLPDAGLNLNSNANGSNINIMSDITDMSTCVGEYMEFVQYFRNRYSKLSDMIRGRITARPIESLNKNRKQGSGLKRSGGGDYSEVSIIGMVSEVRSTANGHKMLQLEDPTGSFLVLVHQAEKDLFEEASKIILDEVIGITGSLTNDGSLIVAKKIILPDLPNISHRREGTWGKAVFTSDVHIGSSTFLEEEWCGFLDFLNGKCDNDQMKELSKDIRYLVIAGDLVDGIGIFPGQEHELDILDIYDQYAKAAEYFSQVPEHIQIIISPGNHDAVRQAEPQPRFPERITSLFEDRITFVGNPALVDLDGVRVLMYHGRSIDDLVASVPGVSYQEPEKAMIEMLKRRHLSPIYGSRVSIAPEKQDHFVIDQIPDILHCGHVHTIGIGRYKNVLAINSGTWQSQTEFQKRVNLMPTPAQVPIVDLSTLRTTLLHF, translated from the coding sequence ATATCACCTTCATTTGCTACATCTGAAACTGTATCTAAAGTTACATGTGAAGTATCTTCATCCAATGCTTCTCCCTCAAAAAAATATTCTTCTTCATTTCCATCCGGTTATGGAAGTAAGGGATTACCAGATGCCGGTCTTAATTTAAATTCTAATGCTAATGGCAGTAACATCAATATCATGTCTGATATCACGGACATGTCGACCTGTGTTGGCGAATATATGGAATTCGTCCAGTATTTCAGGAACAGGTATAGTAAGCTTAGTGATATGATCCGTGGAAGGATAACTGCCAGACCAATTGAGAGCCTTAATAAGAACCGCAAGCAGGGAAGTGGCTTAAAGCGGAGTGGAGGCGGTGATTACAGTGAAGTTTCTATTATTGGAATGGTATCCGAGGTAAGGAGTACTGCAAATGGGCATAAGATGTTGCAGCTGGAAGATCCCACAGGTTCTTTTCTGGTGCTTGTGCATCAGGCGGAGAAAGATCTTTTTGAAGAGGCCAGTAAGATAATTCTGGATGAGGTTATCGGTATCACAGGTTCCCTGACCAATGATGGCAGTCTGATCGTAGCAAAGAAGATAATCCTCCCGGACCTTCCGAACATTTCACACAGGAGGGAAGGTACCTGGGGTAAAGCGGTGTTCACATCTGATGTCCATATCGGAAGCTCGACCTTCCTTGAAGAAGAATGGTGTGGCTTCCTTGATTTTCTTAACGGGAAGTGTGATAATGACCAAATGAAAGAGCTTTCCAAAGATATCCGATACCTTGTGATAGCAGGCGATCTGGTTGATGGGATCGGAATTTTCCCTGGGCAGGAACATGAGCTGGATATTCTTGACATCTATGATCAGTATGCAAAGGCTGCTGAATACTTCAGTCAGGTACCGGAACACATCCAGATAATAATATCACCCGGAAACCACGATGCGGTCCGTCAGGCAGAACCCCAGCCCCGTTTTCCGGAGCGTATAACCTCCCTTTTTGAGGACAGGATAACTTTTGTGGGAAATCCTGCATTGGTTGATCTTGATGGTGTCCGGGTACTGATGTATCATGGACGCTCCATTGACGATCTTGTTGCATCGGTCCCGGGAGTTTCATATCAGGAGCCTGAAAAGGCCATGATAGAGATGTTAAAGCGCAGGCATCTTTCCCCTATATATGGAAGCAGGGTTTCCATTGCACCGGAGAAACAGGACCATTTTGTAATTGACCAGATACCCGATATTCTCCATTGTGGTCATGTGCATACCATAGGTATTGGAAGATACAAGAATGTCCTTGCGATAAATTCCGGTACATGGCA